One window of the Streptomyces sp. TS71-3 genome contains the following:
- a CDS encoding Lrp/AsnC family transcriptional regulator, whose protein sequence is MITAIVLIKTSVDRIPEIAESIAALDSVSEVFSVTGDHDLIAMVRVAHHDDLADVIPGRISKIPGVEATDTHVAFRTYSQHDLDAAFAIGLDS, encoded by the coding sequence GTGATCACCGCGATCGTGCTCATCAAGACCAGCGTGGACCGGATCCCGGAGATCGCCGAGTCCATCGCCGCGCTGGACAGCGTCAGCGAGGTCTTCTCCGTGACCGGCGACCACGATCTGATCGCCATGGTGCGGGTGGCCCACCATGACGATCTCGCGGATGTGATCCCCGGCCGGATCAGCAAGATCCCCGGCGTGGAGGCCACGGACACGCACGTCGCCTTCCGGACGTACTCGCAGCACGACCTGGACGCGGCGTTCGCGATCGGCCTCGACTCGTAG
- a CDS encoding aminotransferase class V-fold PLP-dependent enzyme, with translation MPSVTPAPVHEPLPVLGRDVRVPLITGGETTYAALDYAASAPALQRVWDDVAAYAPYYGSVHRGAGYLSQLSTDLFENARRTVAGFLGCRGDDQVIFTRSTTDSLNLLARAVPDDCQAFVFETEHHASLLPWRRVTYLAAPRTPEQAVRTLEQALAGRPQGPALVCVTGASNVTGELWPVSELAAAAHAHGARIVLDAAQLAPHHPVDVAALDVDWVAFSGHKLYAPFGSGVLAGRSDWLEAAEPYLAGGGASRRVARRADGGVDVEWHGGPARHEAGSPNVIGAHAIASACTALTEAGFPALVARERRLTAKVQEGLARVPGVRVLSLFGPDAPRVGVLSFVVDGWDSSHFAAALSAEYGIGVRDGLFCAHPLLRAVLGGASDEAGECGAAAAGPGGRSLNAVRVSFGAGTPDEHVERFVGAVGDLVRGGPRSPLSRGSAAPAPHLRPLRVPVPGGTSGR, from the coding sequence ATGCCCTCCGTCACGCCTGCGCCCGTGCACGAGCCGCTGCCCGTCCTGGGCCGCGATGTCCGCGTCCCCCTGATCACCGGCGGCGAGACCACCTACGCCGCGCTCGACTACGCCGCCAGCGCCCCCGCGTTGCAGCGCGTCTGGGACGACGTCGCCGCGTACGCGCCCTACTACGGCAGCGTGCACCGCGGCGCCGGGTACCTCTCGCAGCTCTCCACGGACCTCTTCGAGAACGCCAGGAGGACCGTCGCCGGCTTCCTCGGCTGCCGGGGCGACGACCAGGTGATCTTCACCCGCTCGACCACCGATTCGCTGAACCTGCTGGCCCGCGCCGTGCCCGACGACTGCCAGGCCTTCGTCTTCGAGACCGAGCACCACGCCTCGCTGCTGCCCTGGCGCCGGGTGACGTACCTGGCGGCGCCCCGGACGCCCGAGCAGGCGGTGCGGACGCTTGAACAGGCGCTCGCCGGGCGGCCCCAGGGCCCCGCGCTGGTCTGCGTCACCGGCGCCTCGAACGTCACCGGCGAGCTGTGGCCGGTGTCCGAGCTGGCCGCCGCCGCGCACGCCCACGGTGCCCGCATCGTTTTGGACGCCGCCCAACTCGCGCCGCACCACCCGGTCGACGTCGCCGCGCTCGACGTCGACTGGGTGGCCTTCTCCGGGCACAAGCTGTACGCGCCCTTCGGCTCCGGCGTGCTCGCGGGGCGCTCGGACTGGCTGGAGGCCGCGGAGCCGTACCTCGCCGGCGGCGGCGCCTCGCGCCGGGTGGCGCGGCGCGCGGACGGCGGCGTGGACGTCGAGTGGCACGGGGGGCCCGCCCGGCACGAGGCCGGCTCCCCGAACGTGATCGGGGCGCACGCCATCGCCTCGGCCTGCACGGCGCTGACCGAGGCGGGCTTCCCGGCACTGGTCGCCCGGGAACGGCGGCTGACCGCGAAGGTGCAGGAGGGGCTGGCGCGGGTGCCGGGGGTCAGGGTGCTCTCGCTGTTCGGGCCGGACGCCCCGCGGGTCGGGGTGCTCTCGTTCGTCGTGGACGGCTGGGACAGCTCGCACTTCGCCGCGGCGCTCTCCGCCGAGTACGGGATCGGGGTGCGCGACGGGCTGTTCTGCGCGCACCCGCTGCTCAGGGCGGTGTTGGGCGGTGCGTCGGATGAGGCCGGGGAGTGCGGGGCGGCTGCCGCCGGCCCCGGCGGGCGGTCGCTCAACGCGGTGCGGGTGAGTTTCGGGGCGGGGACGCCGGATGAGCACGTGGAACGGTTCGTGGGGGCGGTGGGGGACCTGGTGCGCGGTGGCCCCCGCTCACCCCTGTCCCGGGGATCTGCCGCCCCGGCCCCCCACCTCCGGCCGCTCCGCGTCCCGGTTCCCGGGGGCACTTCGGGCCGGTGA
- a CDS encoding NYN domain-containing protein, producing the protein MVESEGGGPGGTAEVLDRPLPEGVRRRVVQIVSDGFGGLTVAELPAQLRQYARFTPTRRVKFAANAMASAMENEPLFRQRIAERLRDTQPELAGALDSGTAPPAADPLDVAAAAYVLRPPGWVKLVTAAGEEVQRADAERADEQNRAELDRLRADLAAAKEHTRTETEGLRAELEATRKEAESLHRKLRGALSDVKRGEAAARKAHAETEAVRAEGQALLSAAESETRRLRSRLGEAEAALEATRKAAREGRSVEDMRVRLLLDTLLDSAQGLRRELALPPVSVRPAETVEAVEPGRMTPKDIAARALSEHDPAILDQLLALPQSHLVVDGYNVTKTGYPQMPLEKQRLRLLGALSLLAAQTGAEVTCVFDGAELAAPVLLAPPRGVRVLFSKPRVTADELIRQLVRAEPPGRPVIVVSTDREVADGVAKAGARPVASVVLLKRLSRG; encoded by the coding sequence ATGGTGGAGAGCGAAGGCGGGGGGCCGGGAGGCACCGCTGAGGTGCTCGACCGCCCGCTGCCCGAGGGAGTGCGCCGCCGTGTCGTCCAGATCGTCTCGGACGGTTTCGGCGGCCTCACCGTCGCCGAGCTGCCCGCCCAGCTCCGCCAGTACGCCCGCTTCACCCCGACCAGGCGCGTCAAGTTCGCCGCCAACGCCATGGCGTCGGCGATGGAGAACGAGCCGCTGTTCCGGCAGCGTATCGCCGAGCGGCTCCGCGACACCCAGCCCGAGCTGGCCGGCGCCCTCGACTCGGGAACCGCACCGCCCGCCGCCGACCCGCTCGACGTCGCCGCCGCGGCCTACGTGCTGCGCCCGCCGGGCTGGGTCAAGCTGGTCACCGCCGCGGGGGAGGAGGTGCAGCGGGCGGACGCCGAGCGCGCCGACGAGCAGAACAGAGCCGAACTCGACCGTCTCCGTGCCGACCTGGCCGCGGCCAAGGAGCACACGAGAACGGAGACGGAGGGACTGCGCGCCGAGTTGGAGGCCACCAGGAAGGAGGCCGAGTCGCTGCACCGCAAACTCCGCGGCGCCCTCAGCGACGTCAAGCGCGGCGAGGCGGCGGCCCGCAAGGCGCACGCGGAGACCGAGGCCGTCCGCGCCGAGGGTCAGGCGCTGCTGTCCGCGGCCGAGAGCGAGACGCGCCGGCTGCGGTCCAGGCTCGGTGAGGCCGAAGCGGCCCTGGAGGCCACCCGCAAGGCCGCCCGCGAGGGCCGCAGCGTCGAGGACATGCGGGTACGGCTGCTGCTCGACACCCTGCTCGACTCCGCCCAGGGCCTGCGCCGCGAACTCGCCCTGCCGCCCGTGTCGGTGCGCCCTGCCGAGACCGTGGAGGCGGTGGAGCCGGGCCGGATGACCCCGAAGGACATCGCCGCACGCGCCCTGTCCGAGCACGACCCCGCCATTCTCGACCAGTTGCTCGCGCTGCCGCAGTCCCACCTCGTCGTCGACGGCTACAACGTCACCAAGACCGGCTATCCCCAGATGCCGCTGGAGAAACAGCGGTTGCGGCTGCTGGGCGCCCTGTCCCTGCTGGCCGCGCAGACCGGCGCCGAGGTCACCTGCGTCTTCGACGGCGCCGAACTGGCGGCGCCGGTGCTCCTCGCCCCGCCGCGCGGGGTGCGCGTGCTGTTCTCCAAACCACGGGTCACCGCGGACGAGTTGATCCGCCAACTGGTGCGCGCGGAACCGCCGGGACGGCCCGTGATCGTCGTCTCGACCGACCGCGAGGTGGCTGACGGGGTCGCCAAGGCGGGCGCCCGCCCCGTCGCCTCGGTGGTGCTGCTCAAACGACTCTCCCGCGGCTGA